A portion of the Archocentrus centrarchus isolate MPI-CPG fArcCen1 chromosome 19, fArcCen1, whole genome shotgun sequence genome contains these proteins:
- the LOC115798262 gene encoding interferon a3-like encodes MIQRSFFACLFLCMCSSGSSLRCRWINHKFRQHSEETLNLLDMMITSTAEDAEIEDTVHFPNHLYHQASTATAEEKLAFTAQILEEVAALFEEDHSSASWEESTVRNFLNIVNKQAEELRSCFGSHSHGTKKSEQLYFKTEMYFKRLSDHVLKRQGHSAEAWELIRRAARDHLMRTEHLTSSLRPAH; translated from the exons atGATCCAAAGGAGTTTCTTCGCTTGCCTGTTTCTCTGCATGTGCAGTTCGGGCTCTTCGCTACGCTGCAGATGGATTAATCATAAATTCAGACAGCACAGCGAAGAAACTTTGAATCTACTCGATATGATG aTTACCAGCACTGCTGAGGATGCTGAGATAGAGGACACAGTGCACTTCCCTAATCACCTCTACCACCAGGCCTCCACAGCAACA GCTGAGGAGAAACTGGCTTTCACAGCTCAGattctggaggaggtggctgccCTGTTTGAGGAGGATCACAGCTCTGCATCATGGGAGGAGAGCACAGTGAGGAACTTTCTCAATATTGTGAACAAACAGGCTGAAGAGCTTCGCTCCTGT tttgGAAGCCACAGTCACGGGACAAAGAAGAGCGAGCAGCTGTATTTCAAGACAGAAATGTATTTCAAGAGACTCTCAGATCATGTCCTAAAGAGACAG GGTCACAGTGCTGAAGCCTGGGAGCTGATCAGGAGAGCAGCCAGAGACCATCTAATGAGAACAGAACACCTGACGTCATCTCTGCGCCCCGCCCACTAA